One genomic window of Salvelinus alpinus chromosome 17, SLU_Salpinus.1, whole genome shotgun sequence includes the following:
- the LOC139541850 gene encoding uncharacterized protein encodes MDSSPAQRLMARRLKAALPVANTLLEPCVVTDVLVKLRHRRQVSKFIYDKSAKDLPELRVGETVRMKPLPGDRTGLWRLGSCVQKVAPRSYLVEVNGSLYRRNRVDLRIAEPAPTQNPDGQRGRMTKDGTPAMGPEALGEEPGDHRSSHMGPEALGEESGDHRSAAPSPINTPLRQSRDTPVREPAVLVDKPPVFSRYGRLSQPPKRLNLLHRFHDFGTLALTETWITTDNTATPTALASSAHVFSHTPRASGQRGGGTGILISPKWTFSLSPLTHLSIASFEFHAVTVTSPFKLNILIIYRPPGSLGEFINELDALISSFPEDGSPLTVLDHFRRPSPLPHLAHQLILDRWLRPFRLQESESCTPSEKTYTRSLRCQQLQTNLSAAFDTVNHQILLSTLSELGISGAAHAWIASYLTGRSYQVAWRESVSAPRALTTGVPQGSVLGPLLFSLYTKSLGSVISSHGLSYHCYADDTQLIFSFPPSDNQVANRISACLADISVWMTDHHLKLNLGKTELLFLPGKDCPFHDLAITVDNSIVSSSQSAKNLGVILDNTLSFSTHIKAVTRSCRFMLYNIRRVRPCLTQEAAQVLIQALVISRLDYCNSLLAGLPACAIKPLQLIQNAAARLVFNLPKFSHVTPLLRSLHWLPVEARIRYKTMVLAYGAVRGTAPPYLQALIRPYTQTRALRSSTSGLLASLPLRKYSSRSAQSKLFAALAPQWWNKLPHDARSAESITTFRRHLKPHLFKEYLG; translated from the exons ATGGATAGCAGCCCGGCCCAGCGCCTCATGGCACGGCGCTTAAAAGCAGCTCTGCCAGTAGCCAACACTCTCCTGGAGCCCTGTGTGGTGACTGACGTGCTGGTGAAGCTACGTCACAGAAGACAGGTCTCCAAGTTCATCTACGACAAATCAGCAAAAGACTTACCTGAGCTCAGGGTGGGTGAAACGGTGCGAATGAAGCCACTACCAGGGGACCGGACGGGCCTCTGGAGACTCGGATCCTGTGTACAGAAAGTGGCACCACGCTCCTACTTGGTCGAAGTGAATGGATCTCTGTACCGTCGCAACAGAGTTGACCTTCGGATTGCTGAGCCAGCACCTACTCAGAACCCTGATGGTCAAAGGGGTCGCATGACAAAAGACGGAACTCCAGCaatggggcctgaggcactgggcgaagagccaggtgatcacaggtcaagtcacatggggcctgaggcactgggcgaagagtCAGGGGATCACAGGTCGGCTGCTCCCTCGCCCATCAATACTCCCCTTAGACAGTCACGTGACACGCCTGTGCGGGAACCCGCAGTCCTCGTAGACAAGCCCCCTGTCTTTTCACGCTACGGGCGTTTGTCTCAGCCACCAAAAAGACTTAATCT gctgcatagatttcatgactttgGCActttggcactgacggaaacatggattaccactgacaacactgctactcctactgctctcgcctcgtctgcccacgtgttctcgcacaccccgagagcttctggtcagcggggcggtggcactgggatcctcatctctcccaagtggacattctctctttctcccctgacccatctgtctatcgcctcctttgaatttcatgctgtcacagttaccagccctttcaagcttaacatccttatcatttatcgccctccaggttcccttggagagttcatcaatgagcttgacgccctgataagttcctttcctgaggatggctcacctctcacagttctgg accatttccggagaccttctcccttacctcacctcgctcatcaactcatccttgaccgctggctacgtcccttccgtcttcaagagagcgagagttgcaccccttctgaaaaaacctacactcgatccctccgatgtcaacaactacagacca acctatcggctgcctttgatactgtgaaccatcagatcctcctctccaccctctccgagctgggcatctccggcgcggcccacgcttggattgcgtcctacctgacaggtcgctcctaccaggtggcgtggcgagaatctgtctccgcaccacgtgctctcaccactggtgtcccccagggctctgttctaggccctctcctattctcgctatacaccaagtcacttggctctgtcatatcctcacatggtctctcctatcattgctatgcagacgacacacaattaatcttctcctttcccccctctgataaccaggtggcgaatcgcatctctgcatgtctggcagacatatcagtgtggatgacggatcaccacctcaagctgaacctcggcaagacggagctgctcttcctcccggggaaggactgcccgttccatgatctcgccatcacggttgacaactccattgtgtcctcctcccagagtgctaagaaccttggcgtgatcctggacaacaccctgtcgttctcaactcacatcaaggcggtgacccgttcctgtaggttcatgctctacaacattcgcagagtacgaccctgcctcacacaggaagcggcgcaggtcctaatccaggcacttgtcatctcccgtctggattactgcaactcgctgttggctgggctccctgcctgtgccattaaacccctacaactcatccagaacgccgcagcccgtctggtgttcaaccttcccaagttctctcacgtcaccccgctcctccgctctctccactggcttccagttgaagctcgcatccgctacaagaccatggtgcttgcctacggagctgtgaggggaacggcacctccgtaccttcaggctctgatcaggccctacacccaaacaagggcactgcgttcatccacctctggcctgctcgcctccctacctctgaggaagtacagttcccgctcagcccagtcaaaactgttcgctgctctggcaccccaatggtggaacaaactccctcacgacgccaggtcagcggagtcaatcaccaccttccggagacacctgaaaccccacctctttaaggaatacctaggatag